A stretch of the Campylobacter sp. 19-13652 genome encodes the following:
- a CDS encoding LptF/LptG family permease, giving the protein MNKIYIRFISSVYLKYFFIIFAALELFYVGIDVLTNLKDLPTSANLQLLYACLLALSAASYTLPLSLIFALIVSSINLIRSNELVSFYALGVSRHAFIAPPFFIAFFITAIFIGLNFTPFAYAQTYQRDLIKSGGISQSTSSDVFLKFDGRFIYIKSLNQAKKSMQNVRIFELDGINLKSFLTSNEAMFKNNKWQLKDPIITMLPENMQLGSTSFSVKKEQSLEALSGFSPKSIEQASQAQSAMSGADALEFMFTFKDEEVSLEGIRASFYMLVFTPLYAPLLVFIFYCHMPIIGRFLNLAMASFVMVVATFVVWGVIFILARFALNGILNPEIALLSPVALLLIYSIYLWRRLA; this is encoded by the coding sequence ATGAATAAAATCTACATTCGCTTTATATCGTCTGTTTATCTTAAGTATTTTTTTATAATATTTGCTGCGCTTGAGCTTTTTTATGTCGGTATAGACGTGCTGACAAATTTAAAAGACCTTCCAACTTCAGCAAACTTGCAGCTACTTTATGCCTGTTTGCTAGCACTTTCTGCGGCCAGCTACACCTTGCCTTTGTCTCTTATTTTTGCTCTTATTGTTTCAAGCATAAATTTAATCCGTTCAAACGAGCTAGTGAGCTTTTACGCTCTAGGCGTTAGCAGGCATGCGTTTATTGCTCCGCCGTTTTTTATAGCCTTTTTTATTACTGCCATTTTTATTGGGCTAAACTTCACTCCATTTGCCTACGCACAGACTTATCAGCGTGATTTGATTAAAAGTGGAGGGATAAGTCAAAGTACCTCAAGCGATGTTTTTTTGAAATTTGATGGTAGGTTTATCTATATCAAAAGCCTAAATCAAGCCAAAAAAAGCATGCAAAATGTGCGAATATTTGAGCTTGATGGGATAAATTTAAAGTCATTTTTAACCTCAAATGAAGCCATGTTTAAAAACAACAAATGGCAGCTTAAAGATCCGATTATTACAATGTTGCCTGAGAATATGCAACTAGGCTCTACCTCTTTTAGTGTAAAAAAGGAGCAAAGCCTTGAAGCGCTTAGTGGATTTAGCCCAAAAAGCATAGAACAAGCTAGCCAAGCCCAAAGTGCTATGAGTGGCGCAGATGCGCTTGAGTTTATGTTTACTTTTAAGGACGAGGAGGTAAGTTTAGAGGGTATTAGGGCTAGCTTTTATATGCTCGTTTTTACGCCACTTTACGCACCTTTGCTTGTGTTTATATTTTATTGTCATATGCCAATAATCGGCAGATTTTTAAACTTAGCTATGGCAAGCTTTGTTATGGTTGTGGCTACTTTTGTGGTTTGGGGAGTGATATTTATCCTTGCACGTTTTGCTCTAAATGGTATTTTAAATCCTGAAATAGCGCTTTTAAGCCCTGTGGCTTTACTTTTAATTTACTCTATTTATCTATGGCGACGTTTGGCGTAG